A DNA window from Gammaproteobacteria bacterium contains the following coding sequences:
- the glmU gene encoding bifunctional UDP-N-acetylglucosamine diphosphorylase/glucosamine-1-phosphate N-acetyltransferase GlmU produces MTVSIIVLAAGQGTRMRSQLPKVLQPLAGRPLLDHVLDTAQALDPRRLLVVHGHGADAVRETCDRDGVDWVLQAEQLGTGHAVDQAMPEVSDEDIVLVLYGDVPLITRTSLDALLAATSDSTLGLLTIELDDPAGYGRILRNTQGRIERIVEHKDATDKERDIREINTGLLAAPAEKMKRWLRSLDNRNAQGEYYLTDIIAMSVAEGMEVVGVAAQSAAEVHGINDRSQLAAAEAMYRERQAQALMQQGVHLLDPARIDIRGELSCGLDVQVDVNVVFEGKVTLADGVRIGPNCVLRDVTVGKNTVIDAFSHIESADIGKSCSIGPYARLRPGSLLKDDVKVGNFVEIKKSELARGAKVNHLTYIGDASIGEVVNIGAGTITCNYDGVNKHRTVIEDGAFIGSNASLVAPVRVGRNATVGAGSVISKDVGDDALAVTRARQSEIADWQRPTKK; encoded by the coding sequence ATGACTGTCAGCATCATCGTACTTGCCGCCGGCCAGGGAACCCGCATGCGCTCGCAGTTGCCGAAGGTGCTGCAGCCATTGGCAGGCAGGCCCTTGCTGGATCATGTGCTGGACACTGCGCAGGCGCTCGACCCGCGGCGCCTGCTGGTCGTGCACGGCCATGGCGCGGACGCGGTTCGAGAGACCTGCGACCGTGACGGCGTCGACTGGGTCCTCCAGGCCGAGCAACTCGGCACGGGCCATGCCGTGGACCAGGCCATGCCGGAAGTGTCCGACGAGGACATCGTGCTCGTGCTGTATGGCGATGTGCCGCTGATCACCCGAACGTCGCTCGACGCCCTGCTGGCGGCGACCAGTGATTCGACCCTCGGGCTCCTGACGATCGAGCTGGATGATCCGGCGGGTTACGGCCGTATCCTGCGCAACACCCAGGGCCGGATCGAGCGCATTGTCGAGCACAAGGATGCCACCGACAAGGAACGCGACATCCGGGAAATCAACACGGGCCTGCTGGCGGCACCGGCGGAGAAAATGAAACGCTGGTTGCGGTCGCTGGACAACCGCAATGCCCAGGGCGAGTACTACCTGACCGACATCATCGCCATGTCCGTTGCCGAAGGCATGGAAGTGGTCGGCGTCGCCGCCCAGTCTGCTGCCGAAGTTCATGGCATCAACGATCGCTCCCAGCTCGCTGCGGCAGAAGCCATGTACCGCGAGCGCCAGGCGCAGGCATTGATGCAGCAAGGCGTGCATCTCCTCGATCCTGCGCGCATCGACATCCGCGGCGAACTGAGCTGCGGCCTTGATGTCCAGGTGGACGTCAACGTGGTCTTCGAAGGCAAGGTGACGCTGGCTGACGGCGTACGCATCGGACCGAATTGCGTGTTGCGCGATGTCACGGTCGGCAAGAACACCGTCATCGATGCTTTTTCCCACATCGAATCTGCCGATATCGGCAAGTCCTGCAGTATCGGCCCCTACGCTCGGTTGCGCCCGGGAAGCCTGCTGAAAGATGACGTCAAGGTGGGCAATTTCGTCGAGATAAAGAAGTCCGAGCTGGCCAGGGGTGCGAAGGTCAACCACCTGACCTATATCGGCGATGCCAGTATCGGCGAAGTCGTGAACATCGGCGCTGGTACCATCACCTGCAATTACGACGGGGTGAACAAGCATCGTACCGTCATCGAGGATGGTGCCTTCATTGGCTCAAATGCCTCGCTGGTGGCGCCGGTCCGAGTCGGTCGGAATGCCACCGTTGGTGCGGGTTCTGTCATCAGCAAGGATGTTGGCGACGACGCCCTCGCTGTAACGCGGGCGCGACAATCGGAAATCGCCGATTGGCAGCGTCCTACCAAGAAATAA
- a CDS encoding F0F1 ATP synthase subunit epsilon, with the protein MSTIHVDIVSAEQSIFSGAAKMVYAPAEMGEVGIAPRHSPMLTRLKAGEVRVQDADGNEQEFFVSGGMLEVQPHLVTVLADTALRAHDMDEAAALKAKQEAEEALKDNAGEIDMARAQAELAEAAARLKFVQKIKSKR; encoded by the coding sequence ATGTCGACCATTCATGTAGACATTGTCAGTGCAGAGCAGTCCATCTTCTCGGGTGCCGCGAAGATGGTCTATGCACCGGCGGAAATGGGCGAAGTGGGCATTGCCCCGCGTCACTCCCCGATGCTGACACGCCTGAAGGCGGGTGAAGTGCGGGTACAGGACGCTGACGGCAACGAGCAGGAGTTCTTCGTCTCCGGCGGCATGCTGGAAGTCCAGCCACATCTCGTGACCGTGCTGGCGGATACCGCCCTGCGCGCCCATGACATGGACGAAGCCGCGGCGTTGAAGGCCAAGCAGGAAGCCGAAGAGGCCCTCAAGGACAATGCCGGCGAAATCGACATGGCCCGTGCCCAGGCCGAGCTGGCCGAGGCCGCTGCCCGCCTCAAGTTTGTCCAGAAGATCAAGAGCAAGCGTTAA
- the atpD gene encoding F0F1 ATP synthase subunit beta — MSNGKIVQVIGAVVDVEFPRDNIPNVYDALKLEDGSLTLEVQQQLGDGVVRAIAMGASEGLSRGIAVQNTGKKISVPVGKATLGRIMNVLGEPQDEKGEVKSEDHWEIHRDAPKFDEQSGSTELLETGIKVIDLLCPFAKGGKVGLFGGAGVGKTVNMLELINNIAKEHSGLSVFAGVGERTREGNDFYHEMSDAGVIRLDDLAQSKVAMVYGQMNEPPGNRLRVALSGLTMAEYFRDEGRDILFFVDNIYRYTLAGTEVSALLGRMPSAVGYQPTLAEEMGVLQERITSTKTGSITSIQAVYVPADDLTDPSPATTFAHLDATVVLSRDIASLGIYPAVDPLDSTSRQLDPLVVGQEHYDVARSVQGTLQRYKELKDIIAILGMDELSEDDKLVVQRARKIQRFLSQPFHVAEVFTGAPGKYVSLKDTIKAFKAIVEGEYDHLPEQAFYMCGTIDDAIENAKKL, encoded by the coding sequence ATGAGTAACGGCAAAATTGTTCAGGTCATCGGCGCAGTGGTCGACGTGGAATTTCCGCGCGACAACATCCCGAATGTTTACGACGCACTGAAGCTGGAAGACGGCAGTCTGACGCTGGAAGTCCAGCAGCAGCTGGGTGACGGCGTGGTGCGTGCCATCGCAATGGGTGCTTCGGAAGGCCTGTCGCGCGGCATCGCAGTCCAGAACACCGGCAAGAAGATCTCCGTGCCGGTCGGCAAGGCGACCCTGGGCCGCATCATGAACGTCCTCGGCGAGCCGCAGGACGAAAAGGGCGAAGTGAAGTCGGAAGACCACTGGGAAATCCATCGCGACGCGCCGAAGTTCGACGAGCAGTCGGGTTCGACCGAGCTGCTGGAAACCGGCATCAAGGTCATCGACCTGCTCTGCCCGTTCGCCAAGGGCGGCAAGGTCGGCCTGTTCGGCGGCGCCGGCGTGGGCAAGACCGTGAACATGCTGGAGCTCATCAACAACATCGCCAAGGAGCACTCGGGCCTGTCCGTGTTCGCCGGCGTCGGTGAGCGTACCCGTGAAGGCAACGACTTCTACCACGAAATGTCGGATGCAGGCGTCATTCGCCTCGACGACCTCGCCCAGTCGAAAGTGGCGATGGTTTACGGCCAGATGAACGAGCCGCCGGGCAACCGCCTGCGTGTCGCGCTGTCGGGCCTGACCATGGCCGAGTACTTCCGTGACGAAGGCCGTGACATCCTGTTCTTCGTGGACAACATCTACCGTTACACCCTGGCCGGTACCGAAGTGTCCGCACTGCTCGGCCGCATGCCGTCCGCAGTGGGTTACCAGCCGACCCTGGCCGAGGAAATGGGCGTCTTGCAGGAGCGCATCACCTCGACCAAGACCGGTTCGATCACCTCCATCCAGGCCGTGTACGTCCCGGCGGATGACCTGACCGACCCGTCCCCGGCGACCACCTTCGCGCATCTCGACGCCACCGTCGTGCTGTCGCGTGACATTGCTTCGCTGGGTATCTACCCGGCAGTGGATCCGCTGGATTCCACCTCGCGCCAGCTGGACCCGCTGGTTGTCGGCCAGGAGCACTACGACGTTGCCCGCTCCGTGCAGGGCACGCTGCAGCGCTACAAGGAACTGAAGGACATCATCGCGATCCTCGGCATGGACGAGCTGTCGGAAGACGACAAGCTGGTCGTGCAGCGCGCTCGCAAGATCCAGCGCTTCCTGTCGCAGCCGTTCCACGTCGCCGAAGTCTTCACCGGCGCGCCGGGCAAGTACGTGTCCCTGAAGGACACGATCAAGGCCTTCAAGGCGATCGTGGAAGGTGAGTACGATCACCTGCCGGAGCAGGCTTTCTACATGTGCGGCACCATCGATGACGCCATCGAGAACGCCAAGAAGCTGTAA
- the atpG gene encoding F0F1 ATP synthase subunit gamma, producing the protein MANAKEIRTQIKSIQSTQKITKAMEMVAASKMRKAQDRMAASRPYAEKIRRVIGHLAQANPDYRHPFLVEREVKRVGMIVISTDRGLCGGLNINLFKRVLREIKGYKDQGVEVDLIVIGAKAMGFFKRLSDLNIVASTSHLGDTPHVDDLIGTVKIMLDAYKDGGIDKLVLANNEFVNTMTQQPECLQLLPVQMADEEDLQDYWDYIYEPSSGELLDSFLMRYVESQAYQGVVENVACEMAARMVAMKAASDNAGELIGDLQLAYNKARQAAITQELAEIVGGAAAVS; encoded by the coding sequence ATGGCAAACGCAAAGGAAATCCGGACACAGATCAAGAGTATCCAGAGTACTCAGAAGATCACCAAGGCCATGGAAATGGTCGCGGCGTCCAAGATGCGCAAGGCCCAGGATCGCATGGCCGCGTCGCGTCCGTATGCGGAGAAGATCCGTCGCGTCATCGGTCACCTGGCCCAGGCGAACCCGGACTACCGGCATCCGTTCCTGGTCGAGCGCGAAGTGAAGCGCGTCGGAATGATCGTGATCTCCACCGACCGTGGCCTGTGTGGCGGCCTGAACATCAACCTGTTCAAGCGCGTGCTGCGCGAGATCAAGGGCTACAAGGACCAGGGTGTCGAGGTCGACCTGATCGTCATCGGTGCCAAGGCGATGGGCTTCTTCAAGCGCCTGTCGGACCTGAACATCGTGGCCTCGACCAGCCACCTCGGCGACACGCCGCACGTGGACGACCTGATCGGCACGGTCAAGATCATGCTGGACGCCTACAAGGATGGCGGCATCGACAAGCTGGTGCTGGCGAACAACGAATTCGTCAACACCATGACGCAGCAGCCGGAATGCCTGCAGCTGCTGCCGGTGCAGATGGCCGACGAAGAAGATCTCCAGGATTACTGGGATTACATCTACGAGCCGAGCTCGGGCGAGCTGCTGGACAGCTTCCTGATGCGCTACGTGGAGTCGCAGGCCTACCAGGGCGTGGTCGAGAACGTGGCCTGTGAAATGGCCGCCCGCATGGTTGCCATGAAGGCCGCGTCCGACAACGCCGGCGAACTGATCGGCGACCTGCAGCTGGCCTACAACAAGGCCCGCCAGGCAGCAATTACGCAGGAGCTGGCGGAAATCGTCGGCGGTGCTGCAGCGGTCAGTTAA